The Anopheles merus strain MAF chromosome 2L, AmerM5.1, whole genome shotgun sequence genome has a segment encoding these proteins:
- the LOC121593736 gene encoding uncharacterized protein LOC121593736, with protein sequence MLLKELVKKLPPVLCMEWARLRKRLRSVNLYQFGMWIGELADDICAVIDMPEASTEQAERSAPPARHNVQRHAPHRPAAMQPHRTAPYVRTTPAYCNAVVLQDESSSGVPSSSSHPESPSCILCGGTCVSLRACKKFLRTTVAARKAFINERKLCRRCLGYHNGRCNITTPCGVDGCSILHNSLLHQEGTHGNCGISNEAINNCFNTHSGVNESVLLKYVPVTLYGPRGKVETFAFLDDGSTSTFMDHGLMDELGLEGTPHPIQLHWTGDVTREERDSVQLSVKKSGRQGSATPYLLTDVHTVKELALPRQSVNTSQLAAKYQHLRELQLPSYADAAPRILIEIDNCILGRSLKCVEGKWGQPIVSKTRLGWVAYGPCPIATNTPGVSLQAFHTRVRESSVDLVAVELNARSSPRVTNVKSAERRKVEIREPIRMTAVPCIEMRFIENTVIGTSPRCTYLRKGRIVVLDGSPECSRKHYTHLPIETAKKDGKQDKHESADNNADLMNVVRLIEDSYTHRNLTRIGRIDSERSKRITKPPAEKN encoded by the coding sequence AtgctgctgaaggagctgGTAAAAAAGTTACCACCTGTACTGTGTATGGAATGGGCACGACTCCGAAAGCGACTGCGATCAGTGAACTTGTACCAGTTCGGAATGTGGATCGGTGAGCTAGCGGATGATATCTGTGCGGTTATCGACATGCCCGAAGCCAGCACGGAGCAAGCTGAGAGGAGCGCACCACccgcgcgtcataatgtgcaaCGACATGCGCCACATCGACCCGCGGCAATGCAGCCTCACCGTACCGCTCCATATGTACGTACTACTCCAGCTTACTGCAACGCCGTGGTACTCCAGGATGAGTCCAGCAGCGGTGTACCTTCATCGAGTAGCCACCCGGAGTCACCGTCGTGTATCCTCTGTGGGGGGACGTGCGTGTCGTTGCGCGCCTGCAAGAAGTTTCTCAGGACTACGGTAGCTGCCAGGAAAGCGTTCATCAACGAACGCAAACTGTGTCGCAGATGTCTCGGCTACCACAACGGAAGATGCAACATCACAACTCCGTGTGGCGTAGATGGGTGCAGTATTTTGCATAATTCACTGCTGCACCAGGAAGGCACCCATGGTAACTGCGGTATATCTAATGAAGCAATTAATAATTGTTTTAATACACATTCAGGAGTGAACGAGAGCGTGCTGTTAAAGTACGTACCAGTGACGCTGTACGGGCCACGAGGAAAGGTAGAAACCTTCGCTTTCTTAGACGATGGCTCAACGTCAACGTTTATGGACCATGGGTTGATGGACGAACTTGGTCTTGAAGGCACGCCCCACCCTATCCAGCTTCATTGGACCGGTGACGTTACGAGAGAGGAAAGGGACTCGGTACAGCTCTCGGTAAAAAAATCGGGTAGACAGGGTTCGGCCACGCCGTATCTTCTAACCGATGTTCATACCGTGAAGGAATTGGCTCTCCCGAGACAATCGGTCAACACTTCCCAGCTTGCGGCAAAATACCAGCACCTACGGGAACTTCAGCTGCCGTCGTATGCGGATGCAGCACCACGCATCCTCATAGAGATAGACAATTGCATCCTTGGGCGTTCGTTGAAATGCGTTGAAGGGAAATGGGGGCAGCCGATCGTCTCAAAAACTCGCCTAGGATGGGTAGCGTATGGGCCCTGTCCGATAGCGACCAATACACCAGGAGTTTCTTTGCAAGCTTTCCACACACGGGTACGCGAGAGTTCCGTCGATCTCGTGGCCGTTGAGTTGAATGCACGATCTTCGCCGCGAGTCACTAACGTCAAAAGTGCAGAGCGTAGAAAGGTCGAAATTAGGGAACCAATTCGAATGACAGCGGTACCGTGTATAGAAATGCGTTTCATAGAAAACACGGTAATTGGTACTTCGCCGCGTTGTACATATCTGAGGAAAGGCAGGATTGTTGTCTTAGACGGTTCACCAGAATGTAGTAGAAAACATTATACTCACTTGCCAATAGAGACGGCCAAAAAAGACGGTAAACAGGATAAACACGAGAGCGCCGATAATAATGCGGATTTGATGAATGTGGTTCGGTTGATAGAAGATAGTTACACGCATAGAAATCTTACTCGAATAGGTAGAATAGATTCGGAAAGGTCGAAGCGAATTACGAAACCACCAGCTGAAAAGAATTAG